One genomic window of Camelina sativa cultivar DH55 chromosome 5, Cs, whole genome shotgun sequence includes the following:
- the LOC104789842 gene encoding ubiquitin-40S ribosomal protein S27a-2-like, whose translation MIKKDGRTLADYNIQKESTLHLVLRLRGGAKKRKKKTYTKPKKIKHKHKKVKLAVLQFYKIDGSGKVQRLRKECPNATCGAGTFMASHFDRHYCGKCGLTYVYQKEGGDE comes from the coding sequence AAGACGGACGCACTCTCGCCGACTACAACATCCAGAAGGAATCGACGCTTCATCTCGTGCTACGTCTCCGTGGTGGTgctaagaagaggaagaagaagacttacacCAAGCCGAAGAAAATCAAGCATAAGCATAAGAAGGTGAAGCTCGCTGTTCTTCAGTTTTACAAGATTGATGGATCTGGGAAAGTTCAGCGTCTGAGGAAAGAGTGCCCTAACGCTACTTGTGGTGCTGGTACTTTCATGGCGAGTCATTTCGATCGTCATTACTGTGGTAAGTGTGGTCTCACCTACGTTTACCAGAAAGAGGGTGGTGACGAGTGA